In the genome of Thiothrix winogradskyi, one region contains:
- a CDS encoding HNH endonuclease produces MSRLSSKQLFLKILQAVDNSGWQALVLDATKPFQLRLFQSDEKGFDIRAYIWNCTHGGGSARASNEYRVQLTGVVPSSIPGQITLLLGWHDGYGVFVGFDIRRHEGQASNSPSIQIKEETLQNAHTHAFAIHHRQNGEIAVAFRPEFLVEYALNAASLHESGEAAADMSLLNTVDTLQEDTIITITNQERQTVVSQIARKFRASDFRRRVLGAYGHRCAVCGVQLELIDAAHIIPVAATTSTDETRNGIALCKLHHAAYDRNLISFNERYRIEVNREEVSRLTSANRVQGLEKFREHLLSAILLPNDRRDYPPPEIITEARRVRRWA; encoded by the coding sequence ATGTCTCGCCTCAGTTCTAAACAACTGTTCTTGAAAATATTACAGGCTGTTGATAACAGTGGTTGGCAAGCTCTCGTGTTAGATGCGACGAAACCTTTCCAACTACGCTTATTCCAGTCTGATGAAAAAGGTTTTGATATACGTGCCTACATTTGGAATTGTACACATGGGGGTGGTAGTGCGCGTGCAAGCAATGAATACAGGGTGCAACTGACTGGCGTTGTGCCGAGCAGTATTCCTGGGCAGATAACCCTTCTACTTGGTTGGCATGATGGTTATGGTGTTTTTGTTGGTTTCGACATCCGAAGACATGAAGGACAGGCATCTAACTCACCATCCATCCAGATCAAGGAAGAAACGCTTCAGAATGCCCATACCCATGCTTTTGCTATTCATCATCGCCAGAATGGGGAAATTGCGGTAGCGTTTCGCCCTGAGTTTTTGGTTGAGTATGCACTAAACGCAGCATCATTGCATGAATCTGGGGAGGCGGCAGCAGATATGAGTTTGCTCAATACCGTAGACACACTGCAAGAAGATACCATTATCACGATCACAAATCAGGAACGACAAACAGTCGTGTCCCAAATTGCCAGAAAATTTCGGGCTAGTGATTTTAGGCGCAGGGTATTGGGTGCTTATGGACATCGTTGTGCAGTTTGTGGGGTTCAGCTCGAATTGATTGATGCTGCCCATATCATTCCTGTTGCTGCAACCACCAGTACAGACGAAACTAGGAATGGTATTGCACTATGCAAGCTCCATCATGCCGCTTATGACCGTAATTTAATTTCATTCAACGAACGCTATAGAATTGAAGTTAATAGGGAAGAAGTGTCCCGCCTCACATCAGCAAATCGTGTTCAAGGTTTGGAAAAATTTAGGGAACATCTTCTGAGTGCTATCCTGTTGCCAAATGATCGTAGGGATTACCCACCACCAGAGATCATCACTGAAGCCCGTCGTGTTCGCCGTTGGGCTTGA